The following is a genomic window from Stenotrophomonas maltophilia.
TGGATCCGATGCTGGCCACCGGCGGCACCCTGATCGCCACCATCGACATGCTCAAGCGCGCCGGCGCCCGCCGCATCAAGGGCATCTTCCTGGTGGCCGCGCCGGAGGGCATCGAGGCGGTCAAGGCCGTGCACCCGGACGTGGAGATCTACACCGCGGCCATCGACGCCCAGCTCAACGAGAAGGGCTACATCCTGCCGGGTCTGGGCGATGCCGGCGACCGAATCTTCGGTACCCGCGTTGGTTGATCCGGTGAATCAGGGGGCAGAGCCCTTTCGTGCCGAAAGGGATCTGACCCCACTAGATGCGGGGTCGGATCCGTCTCCACAGGAGAGGGCTCTGACCCCAGACGCCGCACTACAGACCGGCCGCGAATGCTTCGAGCTGGTCGATGGCGGTGTTCCAACCGTCGAAGAACCCCAACTGCTCATGCTGGTCACGCAGCGCCTTGTCCGGGTGCATTACCCGCGCCGTGTATCGACAGCCCGCGTCCTCGTCATCCATCGTGATGATGGCGGTGAAGCCCAGCCACGGTGACTGCGGCCGCCAGCCCGCGCCCAGCATCGAGGTGAACACCAGCCGCTGCTTCGGAACGATCTCCAGGAAGCTGCCCGGGTTGTCACTGCTGCCGCCGTCGGGGCCCTGCATGAAGGTGTGGAAGGCCCCGCCCGGGCGCAGGTCGAACGCGCGTACTTCGGTGGTCCACGGCTGCGGGCACCACCACTGGCGCAGCAGCTCCGGGTCGGTCCACGCCCGCCACAGCGCGGCACGCGGTGCATTCAGTACGCGGCTGATGACCAGATCGGTCTCGGGGTTGTTACCTGCGTCTGCGGCCATGGGCCTGCTCCTGTCGGTGAAGGGTTTCGACAAATTCGACCATGCGCTCGGCGCGTGCTTCCCACATGGCGCGCTGCGCGGCCAGCCATTGCTCAGCCTGGCCCAACCGTTCCGGCACCAGTTCGCAGGTGCGTATGCGCCCCTGCTTGTGGCTGCGCACCACGCCACTGCGTTCCAGCACGGCCAGATGCTTCATCAGCGAGGGCAAGGCCATCTCGAACGGCTCGGCCAGCATCGACACGGTGCGCGGCCCCTGCCCCAGCGTGGCGACGATCGCGCAGCGCGTCGGGTCGGCCAGCGCCTGGAAGACCGCCTGGATGTCAGGATCATACTTACCCATTTGGCTAAGTAATACGCCGATCTGAACACCGGTGCAAGCGCTCTTGGCCCGGGGCGCATTCTTCACATGGCCTTGCAGGCCGGAAGCGAATGCTCCGCGCACCCGCCACCCCTGGAGCTCCCGATGAAAGCCTCTTTCCTGCTGGCCGCCGTCCTGCTGGTCGGCCTGCCGCTGGCCGCCAATGCCACCACCCCGCAGCAGCAGCGCATGGCCGACTGCTCGGCCAAGAACAAGGGCTTGAAGGGTGACGCCTACAAGACCGCGCAGAGCGCCTGCCTCAGTGGCCATGCCGCCGAAAGCAAGGCAGCGACCACCCCGCAGGAACGCATGCGCAAGTGCAATGCCGACGCCGGCGCCAAGAAGCTGGCAGGTGATGCGCGCAAGACCTTCATGAGCAGCTGCCTGAAGGCGTCGTAGCGATCGCTCGCCCAATTCAATCGAATGGGGGCAGAGCCCGTTGCGCAGCAACGGGATCCGACCCCGACAGATCGCAGCCATCTGTCAGAGGCGGGCGGTGTCGGATTGCGGGGTGTCAGCGGCATGGATGCGGCTGCCAAGCCTACAGGGACGTACCTGCGGCGTCCCCGCAATCCGACACCGCCCCGCCACCCCACGGATAGCCCGCTTATGACGTTGACGTTGCCGTCGAGCAGGTGCAGGGCTGCAAGCCCTGCCGACAACACCCCTCACCCCAGCGCGCGCGCCTTCAGTTCACCCTGCTCATGCAGGGTCACGAATCGACCCTTGTCATCGCGCCCCAGCTGCGCAAGCGCCACCTGCGGGTCGTGGGTGAAGAACAGATGCACGTTGCGCGCCAGCTTGTCCTCAAGGAACTGCCGCTTCTCGTCGATCAGCAGTTCGGCGTTGCGGTCGTAGCCCATGGTGATCGGTACATGCACCCATGAGCGGCCCGGGATCAGGTCGGCGCAGAACACCACGCCGCCATGCGCGCCCTCGCCCGCATGCGCATGGCCGACGATCTCAGCCAGCATCAGGCCCGGCGTGTGGCCGTCGCTGTAACTGAAGCGCACGCTGCGGCCGAGTGCCTTTGAATACTCGCCTTCCACCACTTCCAGGCGACCACTGGCCTGCAACAGGCCGGGCAGCTCGGGGATGAAACTGGCGCGGTCGCGCGGGTGCGGTTGCAGCGCACGCTGCCAGTGCTGCGCGCCGACCATGAAAGTCGCGTTGGGGAACAGCAGTTCCGGTTCACGCCCTTCGCTCCATGCCGCCAGCAGGCCGCCGGCGTGGTCGAAGTGCAGGTGGCTGAGCACCACCACATCGATATCCTCATGTTCGAAACCCGCCTCGCGCAGCGAATCGATCAGCACATGCTGGCTTTCCTGCACGCCGTAGCGCTCGCGCATGCGCGGATCGAAGAATGCACCGATGCCGGTTTCGAACAGCACCGTCTTGCCTTCCAGCGGGCTGGCAAGCAACGCACGACAGGCCAGCTCGATACGATTGAGCTCGTCCGGTGCCGCCCATTTTTCCCACAGCGCACGCGGTGCGTTGCCGAACATCGCACCGCCGTCCAGGCGCTGCGAGTTTCCACGAATCGACCATAGTTTCATAGGGCAATTATCGGCGGCACCCCGTTAAATAATCGCTAGAAAGGAAACAGAAAACCCCGCCGTGGCGGGGTTCTCAGGTTTGCGTCCGCCGGGCGTGGCCCGGCGCTATCGCCGCATCAGCGGGCCGGCACGACCTGGGCACTGCCCACCGGGTTGCGCGGGTCGCTGCCACCGAACAGTCGGTTCACCTTGCGGTCCCATTCCACGGTCTGCAGGTTACCCCAGACGTGGCTGGAACCGCGGCCACCGGCAGCAGTGTCGCCCGGCAGGTCGATCCTGTGGCCCATCGCCTGCAGCTGCTTCACCGTGGCCGCGTCGAACGCATCGTCCTCGGCTTCGATCAGGTCCGGCAACCACTGGTGGTGGTAACGCGGCAACGCAGCCACCTGCTGCGCATCCAGGCCGGCGTCGTAGCCGAGGATGCCCAGCAGCACCATGGTGATGATGCGACTGCCACCCGGGGTGCCCAGCACGATCACCTTGTCGTCGTTCTCCATGAAGGTCGGCGTCATCGAGCTGAGCATGCGCTTGCCCGGCTTCGGTGCATTGGCCGCGTAGCCCATTACGCCGAACGCATTGGGCGTGCCCGGCTTCAATGCGAAGTCGTCCATTTCGTTGTTCAGCAGCACGCCGGTGCCCCTGGGAATCAGACCCGAGCCGTACAGCAGATTGACGGTCTGGGTGGCGCCGACGCGGTTGCCGTCGCGGTCGATGATCGAGAAGTGCGTAGTCTCGTCGTCTTCCAGCGGCGTCGGGTTGCCCGACAGCAGGTCGCTGGGCGTGGCCTTCTCCGGGTGGATGGTGGCGCGCAGGCCCTGTGCGTAGTCCTTGCTGGTCAGTACCTTCTGCGGGATCTGCACGAAATCCGGATCGCCGAGGAAGAAGGTGCGGTCACGGTAGGCGCGACGCATCGACTCCACCACCAGATGGGTACGGTGCGCCGGATCCATCTGCCTGATGTCCCAGCCTTCCAGGATCTGCAGCATGCTGGCCAGCGCGATGCCACCGGACGACGGCGGCGGCGCGGTGGTGATCTTCCAGCCGTTGTAGTTGAAGACGATCGGCTCGCGCTGCTTCACCCGGTAGCCGGCCAGTTCCTCGGCCGTCCATTTGCCACCGGCCTGCTTCACGCCGGCCAGCAGCAGCTTGCCGGTCTGGCCCTTGTAGAAACCATCGAAGCCACCGGCCGCCAGGCGCTCCAGCGTCTGTGCCAGTTCCGGCTGCTTGAACAGGTCACCGGTAGCGACCGGCTTGCCGTTGCGCAGGTAGACCTCACGCGTGCCGGGATAACGCTCCATCACTTCGCGGCGCGAGGCATAGCCCTTGGCCATGCGGTCGTAGACCGGGAAGCCTTCGCGGGCGATGCGGATCGCCGGTTGCAGCGACGCCGACAGCGGCAACTTGCCGTGCTTGGCCGACAGTTCGACCAGCGCTGCGGGAAGGCCCGGAATGCCGGCCGACCAGGCACCGTTGACCGAGCGGTCGCGGTCCAGGTTGCCCTGCTTGTCGAGGAAGGCCTGCGGCGTGGCCGCCGCCGGTGCGGTCTCGCGCGCATCCAGCATCACGTCCTTGCCGGTGGCCGCGTCGTGCAGCAGGAAGAAGCCGCCGCCGCCCAGGCCGGAGCTGATCGGCTCGACCACCGCCAGCGTGGACGACACCGCCACCGCAGCATCGAAGGCGTTTCCGCCCTGCGCCAGGATGTCGATGCCGGCCTGGGTGGCCAGCGCGTGGCCGCTGGCAATGGCCGCGCCATCGGGGCGCTCGGCACGGGCCGGGCTGTCGGCCCAGGCCATCGGGCTCAACAGCAGGCCGAGCAGCAACAGGGGACGGACGATCAGCGTCTTCATTCGGATGGGGGCTCCGCGTAGAGTTCGGGGTGATCGTGCTGCAGCTGGCGCAGCTTGGCCAGCAGCTGGTCTTCGGTTTCCACGATCTCCGGGTCCGGATCGATGCACTCGACCGGGCAGACGACCACGCACTGCGGTTCGTCGAAATGGCCCACGCATTCGGTGCAGCGCGCAGGGTCGATCACGTAGATGGTTTCACCCATCGCAATGGCCTGGTTCGGGCAGGCCGGCTCGCATACGTCGCAGTTGACGCAGAGCTCGTTGATTTTCAGCGACATGGCGATACTCCTCGCCCGCGCCTTGGGACAAGGACCGGCCAGCGCGGGCGCGCGGGCCGGTCAGGTCATCAGCGGCGCCCTTGCGGAGCGCCGCCCGGGCCATGCCGGAGCATGGCCGCCATGGCTCGGTCTTACTTGGCTTCGACGAAAATGTACTCGGCACCGGTCGGCTGCACGGCAGCCTGCACGCGGGCGTTGTCGGCCGACTGGCCGATGAAGACGACGCGCACGCCCTTCATCGAATCCGGCGACACGTCCTTGAACACGGCCTGGATCATGTCAGCCATCTTGCCCGAGGCCGACGAACCGAAGGCCAGCATGTTGCCCGGCTGCACGCCACGGGCCACGGCCTGGGTCGCGCTCTCGGTCTGGCGCTCGTACTTGGCCTGGAAGTCCGGGTCCGATTCCGGCGAGAGGTAGTACAGGAACGGGCTGTTGGTGATGTTGCCCATGTTCTGGATCGCCACTTCCTGCAGGTACTTCTTCCAGCCTGCATCGTCGTCCTTGGACGGAGCGACCAGGGCCTGCTTGGCTTCGTCGACCGGAGCGGCCTCTTCCTTCTTGCAGGCGGTGAAGGCCAGGGCCAACGAAGCGATCAGCATCGCGCGCATGGTGGTGTTCATGGGTTTCCTCCCGGAATGGTGCGTGGTGTTGTACGTAATGGGGTGCAGGTACTGCGGACTTACTGCTGTGCCGCCTTCGCTTCGCGGACCTTGCGCAGGGCTTCGAGCACCGCGGCCGGCACGAAACCGGACACGTCGCCGCCCAGGCGCGCGATCTCGCGGACCAGCGAGGACGAAATGAAGCTGTGCTGTTCGGCCGGGGTCAGGAACAGGGTCTCGACCTCGGGGATCAGGTGGCGGTTCATGCTCGCCATCTGGAACTCGTACTCGAAGTCGGACACCGCGCGCAGGCCGCGCAGCAGCACCCCGCCCTGGACCGAACGTACGAAATGAGCCAGCAGCGTATCGAAGCCGATGACCTCGACGTTGCTGTGGTGCCCCAGCGCACCGCGAGCCAGCTGCACGCGCTGCTCCAGCGGCAGGGCCGGCCCCTTGGACGGGCTCTGCGCCACGCCGACCACGACCTTTTCAAACAGCGGTGCGGCCCGGCTGACCAGGTCGATATGACCATTGGTGATCGGATCGAACGTGCCGGGGTAGACGGCGATGCGGCGGTTGGCCACGGTCATGGGCGGTTGCAGATGTTCAGATGAGGTCAAAGTGTAGCAGTGGCGCGGCGGTACAGGGCAAAGCGCACCTCGCGGGTGCCGCCCTCGCGGTGCAGCAGCCAGTCCGCCGGCAGTACCGGCACGTGGCCGGCCGGCGATTCCAGGTACAGCCAGGCGTCGGCGGCCAGGTGCCGTGGCAGCTGGGCCAGCACGTCCTGCCACAGGCCATCGGCGAACGGGGGGTCGATGAACATCAGATCGGCCTGCTGCGCCGGCGCGCTTTGCAGCCAGCGCAGGGCATCGGCCTGGACCACGGCCACCTGGTCGGCCGCCTGCAGCTTGGCCACGGCGGCAGACAGATTGCGACCCAACTGCGCATCGCGCTCGACCAGGGTGGCATGGGCGGCGCCGCGCGAGACCGCTTCCAGGCCCAGCGCGCCGCTGCCGGCGAACAGATCCAGCACGCGCGCCCCACCCAGCTTGGGCATCAGCCAGTTGAACAGGGTCTCGCGCACGCGGTCGCTGCTGGGCCGCAGGCCTGGCAGGGTCGGCACCGGCAGGCGGGTGTTGCGCCAGCGCCCGCCGATGATGCGGACCTGGCCCTCATTGCCGCCACGGCCACTCATCGGCGCCTCCGGCGGAAGGTATTCGAGAATTTCAGCATGGAGGGGATTGTAGTCGTCCGGGCGGCGCCCGGAACCCGCAGAAGCCGAAGCAACAGCCGAAGCAACTTCATAAGCTTGATCCCTGTGGGTTGGCGGGGTGGGTCCGGTTGCGGGGGACGCTGCAAGTACGTCCATGTAAGCTCGGTCGCCGCATCCATGCGGCTCACGCCCCCTCAACCGGACCCACCCCGCCTTCGACAGTTTCCCGCGATCTGCAGTAGATCCACGCCATGCGTGGATGAACATCTGTCAGATATCGAAGGATTTGATGAGATCAGGAACCCGCCGTTGTCACCGTCACCGGGAACCTGTCAGAGGTGGGGCGGTGTGGGTTGGCAGGACCGTTGGCGCCATGGATGGCGCCATCGAGCCCCCATGGACGGGTTTACGGCGTGTCCTGCCAACCCACACCGCCCCGCCAACCCCTCAGATAACCCAGAGCCGGCTGTGGCTGTGGCTGTGGCTGTGGCTGTGGCTCTGGCCGTTGCCCTGGCCTCTGCAGGTGCAGGGCGCAGCCCTGCCCGACCAACCCCTTGATTTCGGGACAATCACCCCTACCCCTTGGCGAGGCCGCACGCGCTGGCGCGGCATTGCACATGGAGCCTTATCGATGACCGAGACCACCCAGACCGAAACCCTTGGCTTCCAGACCGAAGTCAAGCAGCTGCTGCAGCTGATGATCCACTCGCTGTACTCCAACAAGGAGATCTTCCTGCGCGAGCTGGTCTCCAATGCCGCCGACGCCGCTGACAAGCTGCGCTTCGAGGCCCTGACCCAGCCGGCCCTGCTGGAAGGCGACAGCGAGCTGCGCGTGCGCGTCAGCTTCGATCCCGCCGCCCACACCATCACCATCGAAGACAACGGCATCGGCATGAGCCGCGCCGAAGCCATCGCCCACCTCGGCACGATTGCCAAGTCCGGCACCGGCGATTTCCTGCGCCAGTTGTCCGGCGACCAGAAGAAGGATTCGCAGCTGATCGGCCAGTTCGGCGTCGGCTTCTACAGCGCCTTCATCGTTGCCGACGAAGTGGAAGTGACCTCGCGCCGCGCCGGCCTGGCTGCGGGCGAAGGCGTGCGCTGGACCTCGCGCGGCGAAGGTGACTTCGAAGTGGCCACCGTCGACAAGGCCGAGCGCGGCACCCGCATCGTGCTGCACCTGAAGGACGGCGAGCATGATTTCGCCGATGGCTGGCGCCTGCGCAGCATCCTCAAGAAGTACTCCGACCACATCGGCCTGCCGATCCAGATGCCGAAGGAAGGCGAAGAAGGCGCTGCCGTCGAGTGGGAGACCGTCAATCGCGCCAGCGCGCTGTGGACCCGCCCGCGCACCGAGATCAGCGACGCCGAGTACACCGAGTTCTACAAGCACGTGGCGCACGATCACAGCGATCCGCTGGCGTGGAGCCACAACAAGGTCGAAGGCAAGCTGGAATACACCTCGCTGCTGTACGTGCCGGGCCGCGCGCCGTTCGACCTGTACCACCGCGACGCGCCCAAGGGCCTGAAGCTGTACGTGCAGCGCGTGTTCGTGATGGACCAGGCCGAGCAGTTCCTGCCGCTGTACCTGCGTTTCATCAAGGGCGTGGTCGATTCCAACGACCTGTCGCTGAACGTGTCCCGCGAAATCCTGCAGTCCGGCCCGGTCATCGATTCGATGAAGGCGGCGCTGACCAAGCGCTCGCTGGACATGCTGGACAAGCTGGCCGCCGACAAGCCCGAGCAGTACGCCACGTTCTGGAAGGAATTCGGCCAGGTGCTGAAGGAAGGCCCGGCCGAGGACTACAACAACCGCGAGAAGGTGGCCGGCCTGCTGCGCTTCGCCTCCACCCGCGGCGACGGCGATGCGCAGAGCGTGTCGCTGGCCGATTACCTCGCGCGCATGGCCGAAGGCCAGGACAAGATCTATTACCTGACCGGCGAAAGCTACAGCCAGGTGCGCAACAGCCCGCACCTGGAAGTGTTCCGCAAGAAGGGCGTGGAAGTGCTGCTGCTGACCGATCGCATCGACGAGTGGCTGATGGGCTACCTGACCGATTTCGACGGCAAAGGCTTCGTCGACATCGCCCGTGGCGACCTCGACCTGGGTGCGCTGGAAAGCGAGGCCGACAAGCAGGAGCAGGAAGCGGCGGCGAAGGACAAGCAGGGCCTGGTCGAGCGCCTGAAGACGGTGCTGGGCGACGACGTGGCCGAAGTGCGCGTGTCGCACCGCCTGACCGATTCACCGGCGGTGCTGGCCATCGGCGAGCAGGACCTGGGCCTGCAGATGCGCCAGATCCTGGAAGCCAGCGGGCAGAAGGTGCCCGACAGCAAGCCGGTACTGGAGATCAACCCGGGCCATCCGCTGATCGCCAAACTGGATGCCGAGGCCGATGGCGCGCGCTTTGATGACCTGGGCCGGGTGCTGTTCGACCAGGCCGCGCTGGCCGCCGGTGACAGCCTGAAGGACCCGGGTGCCTATGTGGCGCGGCTGAACAAGCTGTTGCTGGAGCTGTCGGCCTGAACGAGACGGTGGTCGCCGGGCATGGCCCGGCGCCACCTTGGTAGATGCCAACCTTGGTTGGCGCAATAGAGGCGTGTCAACCAAGGTTGACACCTACCAGAACCCGTCAGTTCAGGCTTCCCGATCCAGCAGCGACCCCAGCAGCTGGTCCTGGCGGCGGATCACCGTGGCATTGGCGGCGAAGGTCACGACTTCGGCCTTGGCCGCCAGCAGATCACCCAGTGGCGCGCCCGGATCGGGGCCGGTGGTGGCCACCGCCGTCTCCACCCCGCCCTGAGCCACCGCACTGCGCTGCAGCTGCAAGCGCTCGGCTTCGGGGGTCGCCAGGTTGGCAACGTTGTGTGCAGCCACCTGCACGCCCTGCTGGGCCGCGCGCATCCCGCTCAGTGCAGTTCCCATCACGTTGTTCATGGCGGCCTCCGGGCTGCACGACGCAGCCCTCCGGACCGGTTAACGGCCAAAGGGACGCGACCTTGAGTCCACATCGGCCAGACAGCCCCGAGTGGTAGCATATCCCCCTGATTTCAGCGCCTTTTGCCAATGCTCAGTTTTTTCCGCCGCAAGAAGCCCCAGGATGCCCCCGCCACGGAGGCAGCCAAGACCCAGCACTACTCGGCTGAAGAGCTGGCGGCGGCGTTCCCGTCGGCCGTGCCCGCCAAGGACGCGCCCGCCGCATCGGTGGCCGAAGCCGTAGCACCTGCGCCTGCGCCTGCACCGGCCCCCGTACAGGTGCCCGTCGCCGAAGCGCCCGCCGTGCCGGCTGCGCCGCCGGTCATCGCGGCCGAAGACGTGCAGGCCGAAGCGCTCGCCGCGGCCGCTGTGCTGGCTCCGCTGGCCCCGGTCGTTCCGGCCGAGGAGCCGGTCGCCCCGGCCACCGACCTGCCGGCCCTGGTGGACGCCCCGCCCGCCGCCGCCGGCAAGCCCGGCTGGCGCGAACGCCTGCGCAACAGCGTCATCGCGCGCAGCTTCGGCGGCCTGTTTTCGCGCAATCCCAAGCTCGACGACGATCTGCTGGACGAGCTGGAAACCGCATTGATCACCGCCGACGTCGGCGTTGGCGCCACCACCGATCTGGTGGAAGGGCTGCGCAAGCGCATGAAGTCGCGCGAGTTCGCCGATGCCAACGCGCTGCTGGCCGCACTGCGCGCCGAATTGATCGCGATCCTGCAGCCGGTGGCCAAGCCGCTGCTGATCGACCGCAATGCCAAGCCGTTCGTGGTGCTCACCGTCGGCGTCAACGGCGTCGGCAAGACCACCACCATCGGCAAGCTGGCCAAGCGCTTCAAGGATGACGGCCACAGCCTGATGCTGGCCGCCGGCGATACCTTCCGTGCCGCTGCCGTAGCCCAGCTGCAGGCCTGGGGCGAGCGCAACGGCGTGGCCGTGGTCGCCCAGGGCCAGAACGCCGATGCCGCCTCGGTGGCATTCGACGCGCTGCAGGCCGGCAAGGCCCGTGGCACCTCGGTGCTGATTGCCGACACCGCCGGCCGCCTGCACACCCAGTCCGGCCTGATGAACGAGCTGGGCAAGATCCGCCGTGTACTCGGCAAGATCGACCCCACCGCGCCGCACGAGGTGCTGATGGTGATCGACGGCACCACCGGCCAGAACGCGCTGTCGCAGCTGCGCCAGTTCAATGCCGCGGTGAACGTGACCGGCCTGGTGGTGACCAAGCTGGACGGCACCGCCAAGGGCGGCGTGGTGTTTGCACTGGCCCGCGAGTTCGGCATTCCGATCCGTTTCGCCGGTATCGGCGAGCGTCCGGAAGACCTGCGCGTGTTCGATCCGGAAGCCTTCGTCGACGCCCTGCTGCCTGAAGCACTGGGCGGCTGATACACCGTGCAGCCACCGCACTCTGGTGCAGCCACCGATGGGGTGGCTCTACCAGGGTGAACCCACCGGTGGCTGCCTCTCTGGAACACGAGATGCCCCGCCAGCCGCACGCCAGCGCCGGAACCCCGCAGACCGACGGCTTCGTCGCCCACCTGCTGCACTGGTTCGACGGCCACGGCCGCCACGACCTGCCCTGGCAGCACCCGCGCAGCCCCTACCGGGTCTGGCTGTCGGAGATCATGCTGCAGCAGACCCAGGTGGCCACGGTCATCCCGTATTTCCAGCGGTTCCTGCAGCACTTCCCGACCCTGCCCGACCTCGCCGCCGCCAGCAATGATGCGGTGATGGCGCAGTGGGCCGGGCTTGGCTACTACGCCCGAGCGCGCAATCTGCACGCGGCGGCCCAGCGCTGCGTGGAGCTGCATGCCGGCGATCTGCCGCGTGATTTCGACGCGCTGCATGCCCTGCCCGGCATCGGCCGCAGCACTGCCGGGGCGATCCTCAGCCAGGCCTGGAACGACCCGTTCGCGATCCTCGACGGCAACGTCAAGCGCGTGCTCAGCCGCTACCACGGCATCGACGGCTTCCCCGGCCTGCCGACCATCGAGAAGCAGCTGTGGGCTCTCGCCGAGGCGCACGCGACGCACGTACCGGCTGGGCGCATGGCCGATTACACCCAGGCGCAGATGGACCTGGGCGCGACGGTGTGCAGCCGCGCCAGGCCGGCCTGCGTGATCTGCCCGTTGCAGGACGACTGCGTGGCACGCCGCGAAGGCCGCACCGCCGATCTGCCCACACCCAAGCCGGGCAAGACCCTGCCCGAACGCGAAGCGGTGGCCCTGCTGCTGCGCGACACCCAGCAGCGCGTGCTGCTGCAGAAGCGTCCGGACACCGGCATCTGGGCGCAGCTGTGGACGCTGCCGCAGGCCGAGGCCGGCAGCGATCTGCAGGACTGGTTCGACACGCATGTCGACGGATCGCTGGAAGACGCCGAAGAGCTGCCGGTGCTGCAGCACACCTTCAGCCACTACAAGCTGCACCTGCAGGTATTGTCGCGGCAGGTGCACGGTCTGCGCGTGGAAGAACCCACGCTGCGCTGGGTCGCCGCCGACGAGCTGCCGGCGCTGGGCCTGCCGGCGCCGATCCGAAAGCTGCTCGATGGCGCCAGCGTCAAGGCGCCGAAAAGAACGTCCAAGAAATCCCGCAACCACGAGTGAACGCCATGTCCCGAACCGTCTTCTGCCAGTACGAACAACGCGATGTCGAGGGCCTGGATTTCGTGCCCTATCCGGGCGAGCTGGGCCAGCGCATCTTCAACAACATCGGCAAGCAGGCCTGGGCGGCATGGCTGGCGCATCAGACCATGCTGATCAACGAGAATCGGCTGTCGCCGCGCACGCCCCAGCACCGCGCGTTCCTTGAAGGCGAACTGGTCAAGTTCCTGTTCGAAAAGGACGCCGAAAAGCCCGCCGGCTTCACCCCGGAAGCCTGACGGCAAAAAGGGGACGGAGGGGATTAAGTCGTTAGTGGCACAAACGACTTAATCCCCTCCGTCCCCTTTTTGATCAATTGGCCGGGGTGGTCTCCGCCTCGCGCTCCTGCACCTGCGCCTGGCGCAGCTCCTGTTCGGAGGTACGCAGTGC
Proteins encoded in this region:
- the ftsY gene encoding signal recognition particle-docking protein FtsY, translated to MLSFFRRKKPQDAPATEAAKTQHYSAEELAAAFPSAVPAKDAPAASVAEAVAPAPAPAPAPVQVPVAEAPAVPAAPPVIAAEDVQAEALAAAAVLAPLAPVVPAEEPVAPATDLPALVDAPPAAAGKPGWRERLRNSVIARSFGGLFSRNPKLDDDLLDELETALITADVGVGATTDLVEGLRKRMKSREFADANALLAALRAELIAILQPVAKPLLIDRNAKPFVVLTVGVNGVGKTTTIGKLAKRFKDDGHSLMLAAGDTFRAAAVAQLQAWGERNGVAVVAQGQNADAASVAFDALQAGKARGTSVLIADTAGRLHTQSGLMNELGKIRRVLGKIDPTAPHEVLMVIDGTTGQNALSQLRQFNAAVNVTGLVVTKLDGTAKGGVVFALAREFGIPIRFAGIGERPEDLRVFDPEAFVDALLPEALGG
- the mutY gene encoding A/G-specific adenine glycosylase, with product MPRQPHASAGTPQTDGFVAHLLHWFDGHGRHDLPWQHPRSPYRVWLSEIMLQQTQVATVIPYFQRFLQHFPTLPDLAAASNDAVMAQWAGLGYYARARNLHAAAQRCVELHAGDLPRDFDALHALPGIGRSTAGAILSQAWNDPFAILDGNVKRVLSRYHGIDGFPGLPTIEKQLWALAEAHATHVPAGRMADYTQAQMDLGATVCSRARPACVICPLQDDCVARREGRTADLPTPKPGKTLPEREAVALLLRDTQQRVLLQKRPDTGIWAQLWTLPQAEAGSDLQDWFDTHVDGSLEDAEELPVLQHTFSHYKLHLQVLSRQVHGLRVEEPTLRWVAADELPALGLPAPIRKLLDGASVKAPKRTSKKSRNHE
- a CDS encoding oxidative damage protection protein, with product MSRTVFCQYEQRDVEGLDFVPYPGELGQRIFNNIGKQAWAAWLAHQTMLINENRLSPRTPQHRAFLEGELVKFLFEKDAEKPAGFTPEA